From the Musa acuminata AAA Group cultivar baxijiao chromosome BXJ1-2, Cavendish_Baxijiao_AAA, whole genome shotgun sequence genome, one window contains:
- the LOC135608470 gene encoding probable inactive poly [ADP-ribose] polymerase SRO2 translates to MGVIRRISSLDPKQGLGMAARFGKQQEEKLLASNNGEGGGGGLVSGTPQAFEGNGMVRVSKDSEEFILLRHRFYSSIGSLVPHCSLVDLHRVLYSTPTRRTRWEAFHRSLEAVAQKHDGNANDKFAFAEASKDRIIQIVNDGFDVSGTPEDGGYFGLGLYVTPEPVAINSVMSSVVDRDGLRHVMLCRVILGRTEEVVRGSGQSQPGSVDFDSGVDDMKFPTRYVVWYPEVNSRVLPLYVLSIKVDFRSRGLHQEPISRPTSPWISIRNLICVLSKCLPRSIMCQIKKTHCEFMERKFSRQQLVSRIRQVAGDKILLAAIRSFRAKRAAAASLASRRRD, encoded by the exons atgggagtgATCCGAAGGATTTCGAGTCTTGATCCAAAACAAG GTTTGGGAATGGCGGCACGATTCGGGAAGCAACAAGAAGAGAAATTGCTCGCATCGAACAatggggaaggaggaggaggaggactggTTTCAGGAACGCCCCAAGCATTCGAGGGCAACGGGATGGTTAGAGTAAGCAAGGACAGCGAGGAGTTCATCCTCTTGCGACATAGGTTCTACTCAAGCATTGGGTCGCTTGTCCCGCATTGCTCCTTGGTGGACCTCCATCGCGTCTTGTACTCGACCCCGACTAGGCGAACACGGTGGGAAGCCTTCCATCGTTCTCTCGAGGCCGTGGCGCAGAAGCATGACGGCAATGCCAACGACAAGTTCGCGTTTGCCGAAGCTTCCAAGGACAGAATCATTCAGATCGTCAACGACGGTTTCGATGTTTCCGGGACGCCCGAGGACGGTGGATACTTCGGACTTGGGCTCTATGTGACTCCGGAGCCTGTCGCCATCAACAG CGTGATGTCTTCGGTCGTCGATCGCGATGGATTAAGGCACGTAATGTTGTGCCGTGTAATCTTGGGCAGAACGGAAGAGGTTGTTCGTGGCTCCGGACAATCTCAGCCCGGTTCGGTGGATTTTGATTCAGGGGTTGATGACATGAAATTTCCCACACGATATGTCGTGTGGTACCCTGAGGTGAACAGTCGTGTTCTACCTCTGTATGTCCTGAGCATCAAAGTGGACTTCCGCTCAAGAG GACTTCACCAAGAGCCTATTAGCAGACCAACATCACCATGGATATCCATTAGAAACCTGATATGTGTGTTGTCCAAGTGTTTGCCGCGTTCCATAATGTGCCAAATCAAAAAAACTCATTGCGAGTTCATG GAGAGGAAATTTTCTCGGCAACAGCTGGTATCCCGCATTCGACAGGTAGCGGGGGACAAGATTCTACTAGCGGCGATTAGATCTTTTCGAGCTAAG CGAGCAGCAGCTGCATCTCTTGCTTCCAGGAGGAGAGACTAG